Genomic DNA from Misgurnus anguillicaudatus chromosome 18, ASM2758022v2, whole genome shotgun sequence:
TGTGTAGTTTCTATATCACCGAATTACAGTTCAACTACAACAGGCAAATTTCGAAACACTTACTACATTTCCCATGAAACCATTTGGCGTGACGGAAGTGACGTATGTTATGCGGCTTCTGCTCCTGGATTTAAACTGAAACAGCCACATTAAAGATTAAACGTGTGTGAAAGAtatcatataataataataatttttattaatcGTTTGTACCAGTGACTAAATACGCGTTCGTGACGTTTGTCTGAATAACCGATCGAATGCAGATTTCATGTTTGCGCTAAAGAAACGATTATTTTTAAAGGGTTAATTTATTCAGTTTGTAAAAGACTCGTGCAGAATCAGGTGACGTGATCGCGTTACATGCTGTTGTAAGCTCACCTGTCATTTACACCGTGTGCTTGAGAATGAACTGGGATCATCAGTTGAGCTCCATCCTGTCTGAAGCTGACGGAAGTGTCGCAAAAATGCGGGTGAAAGAAAACGTTTGTTTCAGCATGAATTAAGATGTATTTGTATTTACTATAAAAAGCGGTTGTTAACTTGTGTTGtggatcattcaccagcatttaTATTGTTTACTACTAGGACCGGCTGACTACACGTGCAAGAACTCCGAGAGGAACAGATGGTAaacttttgttgttgtttggtcAATGAATACTGTCCTGGAAAATCAGtaaatgaaaaatgttttaCTGTAGCTCATTTGGTAAAGCATTAGCAACACAACGATCAAACCCCAgttaacacacatactgataataaTGTATACATAATTTGTAATGCACTGACTGTaggctttggataaaagcatctgccaaatgtataaaatcaatgtaaaaatCCTATCGTAATAATAATTTTAGTCTGGAAAGTCTTACTGTGTGGAAACTTTGCAccctgtttttattttagtcattaaAACAAAGCCTGTAGCAGGTTTTTCTAACTTGTAGCTTAACAAGAATAAATCAAAGATTAAGGGACAAATTAGATAAAGGGATtaatagcaaaaaaataaaccaaatgcAAGCCAGGAACTAAACATAAATGCAAGTTTGTATTcagttttattcatttttattttaaataatatgtacTAATGAATATTGATtatatgaagtttatttaaactTGATACAGTTTAAAGTTTCCATGGAAGGGTCTGgagttaaaaatattaaataaaaaatagttatagcaatttacttttatagtaataaaacaaaaatgcaataaagtatatattttaacTTGCAGTTATCAcaaaaatgaggtttgtgttactcttttagtggttttaccaacaacggccactaaGTGTCAACGTTTGATGCATACTcctgtcacaaattaataaattactgttactgcattattattactgctaaaaagttttaaaatataaaaaagggCATTCTTAGACTTTtacaacaatatatagtttgtcatgatagattaaaatttacatgcaaaatattaagGTGAACTCGGGTGTCCCGCAAATGGGACAGCACCAGTTAGTTAATTAAGTTAAgaaggagcatggtcatgtaatccaaccaatcagcatGAAGAGGTCTCTATATATGTccgtccctcacctctgtcccatGAGAGTTTTTTGCATCATCGCTCCTCCACCCCATTGCCTCCTCTCTGCTTGTACATATATCCTaggggggagtactctgggttcgggctaaTATTTCGTGCTCGGAGCCCTCCCCTTGGACAGCACActaaatatgctttatctcattacccttttgattacatatttatgccaacttgtaaaatattaatgtgtgtATAAAATTAATGACCTGTTTTTTCTTTAGATGTGTATCCGGTGAGAGATGGTGATTTGAAACGCTCTTCCTCTGTCAGTCCTTGTGTTCATTGGTCCGATCTGACAGCAATCCAGACCCAATTACAACAGCAGAACCAGGTCAGATCAGAACCGGTTTTATTTATATCTGATCACAAGTGTTAGTCAATTGTATTATAACAGACATGACTTCGTTAAACCTGGTATTAACAAACACGTGTTTGCTGTGATTCAATGTACAATGTTTTGTAAagttatgcatgtatgtatgtgtgcattaaaacacttttgTATAAATGGATATTACCAGCAGTCTGTTGCACGAAGCGAGCACCGAAGTGCTTTCCTTATTATTAACACTATTATTAAAGGGTTAACTGCGATGCATCAAATTTATGTTACTTTGCTCACAGCTGATTGGTCCAGTTTTGTTTGCCATCTTTTACCCAAAACAAAACCTGCTTTAGAGCATTACGTAACCAATGTCAGTGTAAACTGATTTAAACCAATCCAACCAATATTTAGCctgaaaaaaactgattttgcTCAAACTAAACCTAAACTTACCTGGGTAACCATTAAAACCAGCTTCATTAAACAGGCCATAGATGCACAGTGGGCCACAATCTCAATGTTCCTAAATATATAATCTTAACCCTACTAAAAAATCTAgcttaggctggttttagctggtctacCAGCCTGATTtgagctggtcaagctggtgtagcaggctggttttggCCACTTTTTAGCTGTTTAGGCTGATCAACCAGCTTGGCTAAgatggtcttagctggtttaaggtggcccTTCCAGGCTTTAAGCAGGTCAAGCTGTCTTCCAGCTGGGTCAAGGTAGTCAGTGACCAAGGTACAAAGGTAGCTAAAAAGTGTCCAaacccctctaaaaccagccttCTAAAACCAGActtggagaccagctaaaaccagcctatGCTTTGTTtgatggttttagctggtcttttcaGAAGGGAAAtaatataattgtttttaaacaGGCTATTGAGACTTTAACACAGAGTGTTCAGTTACTGGAGGGAGAACGAAACGCTCAACAAAGACTGATACAAACTTTACAAGGTGATCCTAATCATCACATATCTGCTTAATAAAGAAATAGAAAATGTCCCAAATAATTTCTCCTGTAATAGATTATAATTtgattataatttaaaacagAGGAGCAGAGGAAACTTCAGATTCGActagaagagagagagacagatcgCCGGCTGCTGAGCCCAGGATCAGACAGACGACTGGAGCAGTGGAAGAGAGACATGGATCGAGACTTGAGCAGTCTGAGAGATCACATCAACCGAACCATCAGTCTGGGAACCCATGAGGAAAGGTGTAGTGACAAAACATCAAGCACATAACAGTATGCTGTTAtaaatgtgaatattttatataaagttaATAACCCGGCAGTTTCAGCTCTAAACGCCACAGAGAAGAACTGGAGCAGCTCAGAAGAGAGATAGACGTCCTCAAAAACAAACTGAGTGAGTCTGACGCTGCTTACATTACAGTCATGTATTTACAACACATTATAGCACAGCTTATGTTCTGGATACTGTACTTTTTTACAGTCATGAGAAGTCAATGCTACTAGGGTTTATACTCCATCAACAATATCGGGATTGACTctccttttaactctttccctgccagcatttaaaaaaaaagtggccAGCCAGCGCCaagattttttatgattttcataaaagtttaatgccttccagaaaatgttcttctttaaatatataaacatacaatatatcaaaatgtaagaacagaccctctgcttaaaaaaaaagttttcatcctaccttctttttttctctttttatcaactctcaaatatgggtaggtttttcaaaaataccattttgagcaaaaagccgAGATAATCTAGGACCAAACTTGCCTACCCCTGACCTAAAGGGATGCTTCCGGGTTGGATAAtagcgccatctggtggataatagcggaaatac
This window encodes:
- the LOC129429565 gene encoding uncharacterized protein isoform X2, which codes for MNWDHQLSSILSEADGSVAKMRDRLTTRARTPRGTDDVYPVRDGDLKRSSSVSPCVHWSDLTAIQTQLQQQNQAIETLTQSVQLLEGERNAQQRLIQTLQEEQRKLQIRLEERETDRRLLSPGSDRRLEQWKRDMDRDLSSLRDHINRTISLGTHEESFSSKRHREELEQLRREIDVLKNKLMRQEEDVYQIQTEARETRRQNEHNSKTLERLTESQRTQSFEVTRMVSQFKDVCELRVTVSELKDEVRGLILRDVQTKPVQLPTKPVTIESNLSRRLSSGSEDEFSLTPSLGEISSDEPDESWLGEPELQTKSQRRRAHLKLGLSGSDLSGAGSGLDSDLENEAGGVDRVSNSPPDLSLSDL
- the LOC129429565 gene encoding uncharacterized protein isoform X1; protein product: MNWDHQLSSILSEADGSVAKMRDRLTTRARTPRGTDDVYPVRDGDLKRSSSVSPCVHWSDLTAIQTQLQQQNQAIETLTQSVQLLEGERNAQQRLIQTLQEEQRKLQIRLEERETDRRLLSPGSDRRLEQWKRDMDRDLSSLRDHINRTISLGTHEESFSSKRHREELEQLRREIDVLKNKLMRQEEDVYQIQTEARETRRQNEHNSKTLERLTESQRTQSFEVTRMVSQFKDVCELRVTVSELKDEVRGLILRDVQTKPVQLPTKPAVTIESNLSRRLSSGSEDEFSLTPSLGEISSDEPDESWLGEPELQTKSQRRRAHLKLGLSGSDLSGAGSGLDSDLENEAGGVDRVSNSPPDLSLSDL